Proteins co-encoded in one Pseudomonas beijingensis genomic window:
- a CDS encoding dermonecrotic toxin domain-containing protein, whose product MSTQDTHIDFIRARLPVWLTRATRARQTRFKVLTRQLQRDSDALNALLSDLPGPYAFTLDRLKTQPEVQDWNRVIGPGTVADAVRRARIRRSSFVTDPSLSVIEAVMRNYPPADAVAGSDFDNKGELFIQGRRGEFSQGGAPSDRATLATPPARFASLCRRMDVGGAYRQLLEQKMPRIADEVPAIAKAYMAYARSQLAYDAYQAKLEGRLDETGERLLAHVGVHLEDRRVAPLACEVKALELLSAPLFSVRLYWGLKGDAQGVRPVVLHMPHDTEAPLKQFPSLQALSAELTERLRKRRYRQGLMHYLPLRLQASLGTALHDQVEWTVTDNLNLFQEIHARITGWREGEWGEDGNQRYIRIPTPKVAWGLKDLREAPWHACYHEWRGHALANASALMVPTRDQDWRALLARLDYWESLVERSLMVAATFFPFCAPIGMTAAAVGGVRLVYEIFEGIQAFNEGHAQEGIEHIFNVLFGVAQGAYLGFVGGAVEPMPVRDGTTRLWNGDVSAFEAQRLPPVEAEQDAWGVWRTEDEAWVRIEDRYFEVQGAQDALNLRLPTGHQGVTPPLEWSRARGWQWAHRNPLQRDNLALLRTFAETPAELDNNALLALQRQVGISEAHLRYLQVQGRPMPAILADALDEARNWQWVRHTIERLRRGEAPEGSHFRIVQTLVDLPGWPKGLTLRYHDGVRLYPVGDIADTRFLWLSKADLEHDAWAARILGNLSMDEQNVLLGQRSFGLRPLERSRLLAGRWAGYLERNASRVNAAMARQVGRDPLAAPVIRTFPNLPESIANELVHEVAGHDRLRLLEGKVAENLGKQCAEALRELRLTRALRALERGEGTVDRDRIVIGLLGNAPRLQGRVHLRVWLRELQDPITVGKDGPLKTIRQEGDKYRPFDETGEELANPMSLEDALLRALSDDARQALGLNIWEADKLRSQLLAQALEDRQGLRPYLSMRRLGSVGSRPQWLNGHLVYPLSGRGRLPLHDWRGSLEQRLERLYPSHGGERLMQLQANLTEQAGHQGISLGELVTQLENEWTTLDDGLRQWVDHEGFHHPNEQQYDRETLLGQRNAIASELRRAWRSEAEPGLEGSEVALRLGALDVGRLPPISARFEHVRLVALSHMGLSEDPSDFLRLFPNIDTLNLQGNHLTTIPVAAGELRSLVELSMEGNPLHLHANVFAPLTGAEPTRIAALDLTGISSGPQMGTSADVIAAIDSLAALPTLREVVWAENLDFTPEQLQALTRLPDLRVLDLSRCGLRLDDEGSAFLRTAAGLQELRLNGNNCRDLPDLPELTSLYELGVARSGLDRVPPLALAVLAKHPSALYVLDLRGNRITTIQDDLLPALDRLPDRGSVAVWLDDNPLPSLQIQGLRAIYPDSFQYTADDWLYFSSALKRALEVARDDPGMRGFIDWFSVGIRNTDKRTPAGLSFADRQRAAAVLQHYIGYENTHDPLPLLIGDFDQQLQQLRTRLQARILDRQTPDLAELEMHFHFFESVMRARLVRGGVPFSAFLVEHSVYWNHALTERYPDLAQRQLHMTREAFIDWLSDAQDTFNSNDQAPRVGEMAWRPYLGLMSRDWSEGLAFWDTLDDDLVEAFSEPVNPSRWPQVMLDNLVQPDASLPSPLEPVTQGDRIVWRGVGLEAVTDVDWSARQPVMLNEDQLRRTMAIYRSVKSREVESLVRRITMGLVNAWWPVP is encoded by the coding sequence ATGTCTACTCAAGACACTCATATCGATTTTATCCGCGCCAGGCTCCCCGTCTGGTTGACGCGAGCCACACGGGCCCGGCAGACGCGTTTCAAAGTGCTCACCCGTCAATTGCAGCGCGACAGTGATGCGCTCAATGCACTGCTCAGTGATCTGCCGGGGCCCTATGCGTTCACCCTCGATCGGCTCAAGACCCAGCCAGAAGTACAGGATTGGAACCGGGTGATTGGCCCCGGCACGGTGGCAGACGCGGTACGCCGGGCCAGGATCAGGCGAAGTTCCTTCGTCACCGACCCCTCGCTTTCGGTGATCGAAGCGGTCATGCGCAATTACCCTCCCGCCGACGCCGTCGCCGGCAGCGATTTCGATAACAAGGGCGAACTGTTCATCCAGGGCCGGCGAGGGGAGTTCTCCCAAGGGGGCGCCCCGTCGGACAGGGCGACCCTGGCCACGCCCCCGGCCCGTTTCGCCAGCCTCTGTCGCCGCATGGATGTGGGCGGGGCCTATCGACAGTTGCTCGAACAGAAAATGCCTCGTATTGCCGATGAGGTGCCCGCCATTGCCAAAGCCTACATGGCGTACGCCCGCAGCCAGCTCGCCTATGACGCCTACCAAGCCAAGCTGGAAGGGCGCCTGGATGAAACCGGTGAGCGGTTGCTGGCCCATGTGGGCGTTCATCTCGAAGACCGGCGTGTCGCCCCCCTGGCCTGTGAGGTCAAGGCGCTGGAGTTGCTCTCGGCCCCATTGTTTAGCGTCCGGTTGTACTGGGGACTGAAGGGCGATGCCCAGGGTGTTCGCCCGGTCGTCTTGCACATGCCCCATGACACCGAGGCGCCGCTCAAGCAGTTCCCCAGCTTGCAGGCGCTGTCGGCGGAGCTCACCGAACGGTTGCGCAAACGCCGCTATCGCCAGGGCCTGATGCATTACCTTCCGCTGCGTCTGCAGGCCAGCCTGGGCACGGCGCTGCACGATCAGGTGGAGTGGACGGTGACGGACAACCTCAATCTCTTCCAGGAAATTCATGCGCGCATCACCGGCTGGCGCGAGGGCGAGTGGGGTGAGGATGGCAATCAACGGTACATCCGAATACCCACGCCCAAGGTGGCCTGGGGCCTGAAAGACCTGCGCGAGGCCCCTTGGCACGCTTGCTACCACGAATGGCGCGGCCATGCTCTGGCCAACGCTTCGGCGCTGATGGTCCCGACCCGGGACCAGGACTGGCGTGCGCTGTTGGCTCGTCTCGACTATTGGGAGAGCCTTGTCGAGCGTTCGCTGATGGTTGCCGCGACCTTCTTCCCATTTTGCGCGCCCATCGGCATGACCGCCGCGGCGGTCGGTGGCGTGCGCCTGGTGTACGAAATCTTCGAAGGCATCCAGGCGTTCAACGAAGGCCACGCGCAAGAAGGGATCGAGCATATCTTCAACGTGTTGTTCGGGGTCGCTCAAGGCGCCTACCTGGGCTTCGTCGGTGGGGCCGTTGAACCCATGCCGGTGCGCGACGGCACCACGCGCCTGTGGAATGGCGACGTCAGTGCCTTCGAAGCGCAACGCTTACCCCCCGTGGAGGCCGAGCAGGACGCCTGGGGTGTCTGGCGCACGGAAGACGAGGCGTGGGTGCGCATCGAGGATCGTTACTTCGAAGTACAGGGAGCACAGGACGCTTTGAACCTGCGCCTGCCAACCGGGCACCAAGGTGTGACGCCCCCACTGGAATGGAGCCGTGCCCGCGGCTGGCAGTGGGCCCATCGCAACCCGTTGCAGCGCGATAACCTGGCGTTGCTGCGGACCTTTGCCGAGACCCCCGCCGAGCTGGATAACAACGCACTCCTGGCCTTGCAACGGCAGGTCGGCATCAGCGAGGCGCATTTGCGCTACCTGCAAGTCCAGGGGCGGCCGATGCCGGCGATATTGGCCGATGCCCTGGATGAAGCACGGAACTGGCAATGGGTGCGGCACACCATTGAACGCCTGCGCCGGGGCGAAGCGCCGGAGGGCTCGCATTTTCGCATCGTCCAGACCCTCGTCGATCTACCGGGGTGGCCCAAGGGCTTGACGTTGCGCTACCACGACGGCGTGAGGCTCTACCCGGTGGGTGACATCGCCGATACGCGCTTCCTATGGTTGAGCAAAGCGGACCTGGAGCACGACGCCTGGGCCGCCCGCATTCTGGGGAACCTGAGCATGGACGAGCAAAACGTGCTGCTCGGCCAACGCAGTTTCGGCTTGCGCCCGCTGGAGCGCAGCCGCTTGTTGGCCGGACGCTGGGCCGGGTACCTGGAGCGCAACGCCTCGCGAGTGAACGCGGCCATGGCCCGTCAGGTTGGGCGTGATCCCTTGGCTGCCCCGGTGATTCGGACGTTCCCGAACCTGCCCGAATCCATCGCCAACGAGCTGGTCCACGAGGTTGCAGGTCATGATCGGTTGCGCTTGCTGGAAGGCAAGGTGGCCGAGAACCTGGGCAAGCAGTGCGCAGAAGCCTTGCGCGAGCTGCGCCTGACCCGTGCCTTGCGCGCCCTGGAGCGGGGCGAAGGCACTGTCGATCGCGATCGCATCGTCATCGGTCTGCTGGGCAATGCCCCCCGGTTACAGGGTCGCGTGCACCTGCGCGTTTGGCTGCGCGAGCTGCAAGATCCGATAACCGTGGGGAAGGACGGCCCCTTGAAAACCATTCGCCAGGAAGGCGACAAGTACCGCCCCTTTGACGAAACCGGCGAAGAGTTGGCAAACCCCATGAGCCTGGAGGATGCGCTGCTGCGGGCGCTATCGGACGACGCCCGCCAGGCGCTGGGCTTGAATATCTGGGAGGCGGATAAGCTTCGGTCCCAGTTGCTTGCACAGGCCCTGGAGGACCGGCAAGGCCTGCGTCCCTACCTGTCGATGAGGCGCCTGGGCAGTGTCGGATCGCGGCCGCAATGGTTGAACGGGCACTTGGTGTACCCCCTCAGCGGCCGTGGCAGACTGCCGCTGCACGACTGGCGCGGCAGCCTGGAGCAGCGTCTTGAGCGGCTCTATCCCAGCCATGGAGGGGAGCGTCTCATGCAGCTACAGGCAAACCTGACGGAACAGGCCGGGCACCAAGGCATCAGCCTGGGCGAATTGGTCACCCAGTTGGAAAACGAATGGACCACGCTGGACGATGGGCTGCGCCAGTGGGTGGACCATGAGGGTTTCCACCACCCTAACGAACAGCAGTACGACCGTGAGACCCTGCTTGGGCAACGCAATGCCATCGCCAGTGAATTGCGTCGTGCCTGGCGGAGCGAAGCCGAACCGGGGCTGGAGGGTAGTGAGGTGGCATTACGCTTAGGGGCTTTGGACGTCGGTCGGTTGCCTCCCATCAGTGCACGTTTCGAGCATGTCCGTTTGGTGGCGCTGAGCCATATGGGCCTTAGCGAGGACCCTTCAGACTTCCTGAGATTGTTCCCCAACATCGATACGTTGAACCTGCAGGGCAATCATCTCACCACGATTCCGGTGGCGGCAGGTGAGTTACGTTCGCTGGTGGAACTGTCAATGGAAGGCAATCCGCTCCATCTGCACGCAAATGTCTTCGCGCCATTGACCGGTGCTGAACCCACTAGAATAGCCGCCCTGGACCTGACGGGGATCAGTAGCGGTCCGCAGATGGGAACCAGTGCGGACGTGATTGCAGCCATTGACAGCCTGGCCGCACTGCCGACGTTGCGTGAGGTGGTGTGGGCCGAAAACTTGGATTTCACACCCGAGCAGCTGCAGGCGCTGACTCGGTTGCCGGACTTGCGGGTGCTGGATCTGTCGCGCTGTGGCCTGCGCCTGGATGATGAGGGCAGTGCATTTCTGCGTACCGCGGCGGGTTTGCAGGAGCTACGCCTGAACGGAAATAATTGCAGGGACCTACCCGATTTGCCAGAGCTGACGAGCCTGTACGAGCTGGGAGTGGCCAGGAGCGGGCTCGATCGGGTGCCTCCGCTGGCGTTGGCGGTGCTGGCCAAGCATCCGTCCGCTCTGTACGTCCTCGATCTTCGAGGCAACCGCATCACCACTATCCAGGATGACTTGCTGCCCGCGCTCGACCGCTTGCCGGATCGGGGCTCGGTGGCCGTATGGCTCGATGACAATCCATTGCCCAGTCTTCAGATCCAGGGCCTGCGCGCCATATATCCCGACTCTTTCCAGTACACCGCCGATGATTGGCTCTACTTTTCCTCGGCGCTCAAGAGAGCGCTGGAGGTTGCCCGCGACGATCCCGGGATGCGAGGTTTCATCGACTGGTTCTCTGTTGGCATCCGCAACACCGATAAGCGGACGCCTGCCGGGTTGTCTTTCGCCGATCGCCAGAGGGCGGCCGCTGTCTTGCAGCACTACATCGGCTACGAGAACACTCACGACCCGCTGCCGCTGCTGATTGGCGATTTCGATCAGCAACTGCAACAACTGCGCACGCGCCTGCAAGCCCGTATCCTGGATCGACAAACGCCAGACCTTGCCGAGCTGGAAATGCATTTCCATTTTTTCGAATCGGTGATGCGCGCGCGCCTCGTTCGGGGAGGCGTGCCCTTTTCAGCGTTTCTGGTCGAGCATTCCGTCTATTGGAACCATGCCCTGACGGAGCGTTACCCCGACCTTGCGCAGCGCCAGCTACACATGACCCGTGAGGCATTCATCGACTGGCTCAGCGATGCCCAGGACACCTTCAACAGCAATGACCAGGCTCCGCGCGTGGGAGAAATGGCCTGGCGGCCCTACCTGGGGCTGATGTCCCGCGATTGGTCCGAAGGGCTGGCCTTCTGGGATACGCTGGATGACGATCTGGTGGAGGCCTTCAGCGAGCCGGTGAATCCGTCCCGTTGGCCGCAAGTGATGCTGGACAACCTGGTGCAGCCGGACGCCAGCCTGCCCAGCCCATTGGAGCCCGTCACCCAAGGCGACCGGATCGTCTGGCGCGGCGTGGGGCTCGAGGCCGTGACGGATGTGGATTGGAGCGCACGCCAGCCGGTGATGCTCAACGAGGACCAACTGCGGCGGACCATGGCGATCTACCGTTCGGTCAAGAGCCGGGAGGTCGAATCGCTGGTGCGGCGGATCACCATGGGGCTGGTCAATGCATGGTGGCCGGTGCCGTAG
- a CDS encoding class I SAM-dependent methyltransferase, producing MNCVALQTLHDHLLTALASVPEETRRLLHGRGRCWPGLEQVTVDWLQGVVLVSLFKEPEPTHLDGLIATLLALTTSPAWQHSKAHTLAVQHRYLPQSLTQWLVGEPIDEWTLTEGGLRYRIDLGKKQNNGLFLDMRYGRDWVRANACGKRVLNLFAYTCGFSVAAIAGGAEHVVNLDMSRAALSRGRDNHRLNDHDLSQVSFLGHDLFKSWGKVINSGPYDLVIIDPPTFQKGSFLLTKDYQRVLRRLPELLTAHGTVLACSNDPATGPDFLIDGVTREAPGLVFEARLDNPPEFPDIDPACGLKALVFRATAPTAPATMH from the coding sequence ATGAATTGCGTAGCCCTTCAAACCCTTCACGACCATTTGCTGACCGCCCTGGCATCGGTACCGGAAGAAACCCGCCGCCTGCTCCATGGCCGCGGACGCTGCTGGCCGGGCCTGGAGCAGGTCACTGTCGACTGGTTACAAGGGGTGGTGCTGGTCTCGCTGTTCAAGGAACCGGAACCCACGCACCTGGACGGGTTGATCGCGACGCTGCTGGCGCTGACGACATCGCCAGCCTGGCAACACAGCAAGGCCCATACACTCGCCGTGCAGCATCGCTACCTGCCACAAAGTCTCACCCAATGGTTGGTGGGCGAGCCCATTGATGAATGGACCCTGACCGAAGGCGGCCTGCGCTACCGGATCGACCTGGGCAAGAAGCAGAATAATGGCCTGTTCCTCGACATGCGCTACGGTCGCGACTGGGTGCGGGCCAACGCCTGTGGCAAGCGGGTGCTGAACCTGTTCGCCTACACCTGTGGCTTCTCCGTGGCGGCCATTGCCGGCGGCGCGGAGCATGTGGTCAACCTGGACATGTCCCGAGCGGCCCTGAGCCGCGGCCGTGACAACCATCGGCTGAACGACCACGACCTGAGCCAGGTGAGCTTCCTCGGCCACGACCTGTTCAAGTCCTGGGGCAAGGTGATCAACAGCGGCCCGTACGACCTGGTGATCATTGATCCGCCCACCTTCCAGAAAGGCAGCTTCCTGTTGACCAAGGATTACCAGCGGGTGTTGCGCCGCCTGCCGGAACTGCTGACCGCCCACGGCACAGTCCTGGCCTGCAGCAACGACCCGGCCACCGGCCCGGATTTCCTCATCGACGGCGTCACCCGCGAAGCGCCCGGGCTGGTGTTCGAAGCACGCCTGGACAATCCGCCGGAATTTCCGGACATCGACCCGGCGTGTGGCCTGAAGGCCTTGGTCTTCAGGGCGACAGCGCCTACGGCACCGGCCACCATGCATTGA